A region from the Haloarcula limicola genome encodes:
- a CDS encoding alpha/beta hydrolase produces MQVRVYDDGAERDCLLVLGWGNRCRHENVRWLVDRLAERYRVHAVELPTHITDVRREWVAPVREYAADLDDFPILAHSAGGLTTAHLDVDGVTNRVYLSPWWGDDLPFPKAVVEALSRLPVTEPFLPTGTLEREAIGDLATEEQIRDGPDAASPAFLRTTRRAHASLPPARENAVAFCSLTDKIVDPRAIGERLPADRIRLYDGGHELFSSSARDRHIDTVLDALERGPGALS; encoded by the coding sequence ATGCAGGTTCGCGTCTATGACGACGGAGCGGAGCGAGACTGCCTGCTCGTCCTCGGATGGGGCAACCGCTGCCGTCACGAGAACGTTCGATGGCTCGTCGACCGATTGGCCGAGCGCTATCGCGTCCACGCCGTCGAACTGCCGACGCACATCACCGACGTCCGGCGCGAGTGGGTCGCACCGGTCAGAGAGTACGCCGCCGACCTCGACGACTTCCCGATTCTCGCCCACAGCGCCGGTGGGCTGACGACGGCTCACCTCGACGTCGACGGCGTCACGAACCGCGTCTACCTCAGTCCGTGGTGGGGCGACGACCTCCCGTTCCCGAAGGCGGTCGTCGAGGCGCTCTCACGGCTGCCCGTCACCGAACCGTTCCTCCCCACTGGGACGCTCGAACGCGAGGCCATCGGCGACCTCGCCACCGAGGAACAGATACGCGACGGGCCGGACGCGGCCTCGCCCGCGTTCCTGCGAACGACCCGCCGGGCGCACGCCTCTCTCCCGCCGGCCCGCGAGAACGCCGTCGCATTCTGCAGTCTCACGGACAAGATAGTGGATCCGAGAGCCATCGGCGAGCGCCTGCCCGCCGACCGCATCCGCCTGTACGACGGCGGTCACGAGTTGTTCAGTTCGAGTGCTCGGGACCGCCATATCGACACTGTGCTCGACGCCCTCGAACGCGGCCCGGGCGCGCTCTCGTAG
- a CDS encoding DUF4188 domain-containing protein: protein MIDPIPRRMTADVDDDFVVFRIGIRLNKLWKVHEWLPVFLAMPRMLRELDADPDSGLLGYRTSFGIRNHTLTQFWRSFEELHAYAHDADREHVPAWERFVQRVSEGGDVGIWHETYRVRAGDHESVYVNMPPFGLGAATGLVPATGARATASERLGRTGDGATADEDGTDA, encoded by the coding sequence ATGATCGATCCGATCCCGCGCCGGATGACCGCCGACGTCGACGACGATTTCGTGGTGTTTCGCATCGGCATCCGCCTCAACAAGCTCTGGAAGGTCCACGAGTGGCTCCCGGTCTTCCTCGCGATGCCCCGGATGTTGCGGGAACTCGACGCCGACCCCGACAGCGGGCTGCTCGGGTACCGGACCAGTTTCGGCATCAGGAATCACACTCTGACGCAGTTCTGGCGGTCCTTCGAGGAATTACACGCGTACGCCCACGACGCCGACCGAGAGCACGTACCGGCCTGGGAACGGTTCGTCCAGAGGGTTAGCGAAGGCGGCGACGTGGGTATCTGGCACGAGACCTACCGCGTTCGAGCCGGCGACCACGAGTCCGTCTACGTCAACATGCCGCCGTTCGGACTGGGAGCCGCGACCGGTCTCGTCCCGGCGACGGGCGCTCGGGCGACCGCGTCGGAGCGGCTCGGGCGGACCGGCGACGGAGCGACGGCCGACGAGGACGGAACCGACGCCTGA
- a CDS encoding deoxyribonuclease IV has translation MVRVGAHTSIAGGAYNAVTEQVEYEGNCGQIFSHSPQVWQDPNIDDEEAERFRELSEDNGVGPWVIHSSYLVNLCTPKADLREKSRDSMQKEVEAAAKLGIEYVNVHLGAHTGAGVDGGLDNAASVLDDLAIPDGVTVLVESDAGSGTKLGGDFEHLATVGERTDQDIEFCLDTAHAFAAGYDISSPEGVEETVAEFDDVVGLDRLACVHLNDSKHACGTNKDEHAHVGEGEIGEAGMRAFVNHDAVADVPFVLETPTENGKGFAWNIERVRELRDE, from the coding sequence ATGGTCAGAGTCGGTGCACACACCTCCATCGCGGGCGGTGCGTACAACGCCGTTACGGAGCAAGTCGAGTACGAGGGCAACTGCGGGCAGATCTTCTCTCACTCGCCGCAGGTCTGGCAGGACCCGAATATCGACGACGAGGAGGCCGAGCGGTTCCGAGAGCTGAGCGAGGACAACGGCGTCGGCCCGTGGGTCATCCACTCGTCGTACCTCGTGAACCTCTGTACGCCGAAGGCGGACCTCCGCGAGAAGTCCCGCGACTCCATGCAGAAGGAGGTCGAGGCGGCCGCGAAACTCGGCATCGAGTACGTCAACGTCCACCTGGGCGCACACACCGGCGCGGGTGTCGACGGCGGTCTCGACAACGCCGCGAGCGTGCTTGACGACCTGGCGATCCCCGACGGCGTCACCGTCCTCGTCGAATCGGACGCCGGGAGCGGGACGAAGCTCGGCGGCGACTTCGAGCACCTGGCGACGGTGGGCGAGCGGACCGACCAGGACATCGAGTTCTGTCTGGATACCGCCCACGCGTTCGCCGCGGGCTACGACATCTCCTCCCCGGAGGGGGTCGAGGAGACCGTCGCCGAGTTCGACGACGTGGTCGGGCTGGACCGGCTGGCCTGCGTCCACCTCAACGACTCGAAACACGCCTGTGGGACGAACAAGGACGAACACGCCCACGTCGGCGAGGGCGAGATCGGCGAGGCCGGCATGCGCGCCTTCGTCAACCACGACGCCGTGGCGGACGTGCCGTTCGTCTTGGAGACGCCGACCGAGAACGGCAAGGGCTTCGCGTGGAATATCGAGCGAGTGCGGGAACTGCGCGACGAATAG
- a CDS encoding CopD family protein, whose amino-acid sequence MAQLVSLAVRTLHVLTVAVLVGSTVALWYGYRTAAVTDLAAARRYEWLFWGALGVLVLTGVGNLGALGVPGPTTDWGRTLLAKLLAVLGVVLGSAIRTLVVVRAGERNGSGADTMNMALRGTLGRSYGVTAGALLALVVLAEVLAHG is encoded by the coding sequence ATGGCGCAACTGGTCTCCCTCGCCGTCCGAACCCTCCACGTCCTCACCGTCGCGGTGCTGGTCGGCAGCACCGTCGCGCTCTGGTACGGCTACCGAACCGCCGCGGTGACCGATCTCGCCGCCGCTAGACGGTACGAGTGGCTGTTCTGGGGCGCGCTCGGCGTCCTCGTCCTCACCGGCGTCGGCAACCTCGGCGCGCTGGGCGTGCCCGGACCGACGACCGACTGGGGCCGGACGCTGCTCGCGAAACTCCTCGCGGTACTGGGCGTCGTTCTCGGGTCGGCGATCAGAACGCTCGTCGTCGTCCGGGCGGGCGAACGGAACGGCTCCGGAGCCGATACCATGAATATGGCCCTCCGCGGAACGCTCGGCCGATCCTACGGCGTGACGGCCGGCGCGCTCCTCGCGCTGGTCGTCCTCGCGGAGGTGCTGGCACATGGCTGA
- a CDS encoding lipoate--protein ligase family protein — translation MTLADLDWRVVGEERHDGPLTMAFEEVAAETVADGGPATVRVYTWPDTLSLGYRQDPDSVDWEYCEREGIGVTRRPTGGGAIYHDSVADISYGIVAPADAVPGDLMECYELFCEPILDAFEDMGVDAKFVAGEREAVHRPACYLRELHPAHDIVGSDGRKLGGNAQYRQRDAVVQHGSLSFSLRPERHCGCFSGDIDIDAFRERVGAIDEYADIERETAVETLKETLAEWVDAEESEWTDEERSRARERAESKYDTEAWVRRSP, via the coding sequence ATGACACTCGCGGACCTAGACTGGCGCGTCGTCGGCGAGGAGCGACACGACGGCCCGCTGACGATGGCGTTCGAGGAGGTAGCGGCCGAGACGGTCGCCGACGGCGGTCCCGCCACCGTCCGGGTTTACACGTGGCCCGATACGCTCTCGCTCGGGTATCGACAGGACCCCGACAGCGTCGACTGGGAGTACTGCGAGCGCGAGGGGATCGGGGTCACGCGGCGGCCGACTGGCGGCGGCGCCATCTATCACGACTCGGTCGCGGACATCTCGTACGGCATCGTCGCACCGGCCGACGCCGTCCCGGGCGACCTGATGGAGTGTTACGAACTGTTCTGCGAGCCGATTCTCGATGCCTTCGAGGATATGGGCGTGGACGCGAAGTTCGTCGCCGGCGAACGCGAGGCCGTCCACCGACCGGCCTGCTACCTCCGCGAACTCCACCCCGCTCACGACATCGTCGGCTCGGACGGCCGCAAACTCGGCGGGAACGCCCAGTACCGACAGCGAGACGCCGTCGTCCAGCACGGGTCGCTGTCGTTCTCGCTGCGACCCGAGCGCCACTGCGGCTGTTTCTCCGGCGATATCGACATCGACGCGTTCCGCGAGCGAGTGGGTGCCATCGACGAATACGCAGATATCGAGCGGGAGACGGCCGTAGAGACGCTAAAAGAGACGCTGGCCGAATGGGTGGACGCCGAGGAAAGCGAGTGGACCGACGAGGAGCGCTCGCGTGCGCGCGAGCGCGCGGAGTCGAAATACGATACCGAGGCCTGGGTTCGCCGCTCGCCGTAG
- the ncsA gene encoding tRNA 2-thiolation protein NcsA: MECDKCGDHAVLHAAYSGLHLCEDHLCRTVEKRLRRRVREDGLVPDDATPEDPDTWVIGLSGGKDSVVLTSILHDVFERDPRIELVALSIHEGIEGYRDKSLEACEELTEDLGIRHEVVSYAEEFDVRMDDVVEKDPEGMAACAYCGVFRRDVLSRYAEELGADKLLTGHNLDDEAETALMNFFEGDVEQMAQHFDASLGPFETGSDGDAPTERTREKQEHHVPRAKPLRDVPEKEIALYARFRDLPAHITECPHAEEAYRGEVQQLMLGLEENHPGTRHSIMAGYEKLAALAADAYGGDDADAEFGECDSCGAPTARDLCRKCNLLDALEAV, encoded by the coding sequence ATGGAGTGTGACAAGTGCGGGGATCACGCGGTGTTGCACGCGGCGTACTCGGGGCTCCACCTCTGTGAGGACCACCTCTGCCGGACCGTCGAGAAGCGGCTCCGGCGGCGGGTGCGCGAGGACGGCCTCGTCCCGGACGACGCCACCCCCGAGGACCCGGACACGTGGGTCATCGGGCTCTCGGGCGGGAAAGACAGCGTCGTCCTCACGTCGATCCTCCACGACGTCTTCGAGCGCGACCCGCGCATCGAACTCGTCGCCCTGTCGATTCACGAGGGGATCGAGGGCTACCGCGATAAGAGCCTGGAGGCCTGCGAGGAACTGACCGAGGACCTGGGTATCCGCCACGAAGTCGTCTCCTACGCCGAGGAGTTCGATGTCCGGATGGACGACGTCGTCGAGAAGGACCCGGAGGGGATGGCCGCCTGCGCGTACTGCGGGGTCTTCCGCCGGGACGTGCTCTCGCGGTACGCCGAGGAACTGGGCGCGGACAAACTGCTGACGGGCCACAACTTAGACGACGAGGCCGAGACGGCGCTGATGAACTTCTTCGAAGGGGACGTCGAGCAGATGGCCCAGCACTTCGACGCCTCGCTCGGACCGTTCGAGACGGGGTCCGACGGCGACGCGCCGACCGAGCGAACGCGCGAGAAACAGGAGCACCACGTCCCGCGAGCGAAACCGCTTCGGGACGTTCCCGAGAAAGAGATCGCGCTCTACGCCCGCTTCCGGGACCTGCCGGCCCACATCACCGAGTGTCCCCACGCCGAGGAGGCCTATCGGGGAGAGGTCCAGCAGTTGATGCTCGGCCTCGAGGAGAACCACCCCGGCACGCGACACTCGATTATGGCCGGCTACGAGAAACTCGCGGCGCTGGCGGCCGACGCCTACGGCGGCGACGACGCCGACGCCGAGTTCGGCGAGTGCGACAGTTGCGGCGCGCCGACCGCTCGGGACCTGTGTCGGAAGTGCAACCTCCTCGACGCGCTCGAAGCGGTGTAA
- a CDS encoding class I SAM-dependent methyltransferase, whose amino-acid sequence MWDDSRAALSDLALGECERVLDVGCGTGELTRVLREESGGTVVGLDADAELLAGVDGPAVRGDATRLPFADDSFDLVVCQALLINLPDPEAAVREFARVASDRVAAVEPNNGAVTVDSTVDREPVLARRARRYFLDGVRTDVTLGADAAEVFEAAGLDVVSTRRYDQERTVEPPYGEAAVRAARRKATGEGLASDRETILAGETTPEEYDALRERWREMGRDVISQMQTDDYERRETVPFFVTVGRV is encoded by the coding sequence ATGTGGGACGATTCCCGAGCGGCGCTGTCGGACCTCGCCCTCGGGGAGTGCGAGCGCGTCCTCGACGTCGGCTGTGGCACCGGCGAGCTGACGCGAGTTCTCCGCGAGGAGTCGGGCGGGACGGTCGTCGGGCTCGACGCCGACGCCGAACTGCTCGCCGGAGTGGACGGCCCAGCCGTCCGCGGCGACGCGACGCGGCTCCCCTTCGCCGACGATTCGTTCGACCTCGTGGTCTGTCAGGCGCTGCTCATCAACCTCCCCGACCCCGAGGCGGCGGTTCGGGAGTTCGCCCGCGTCGCGAGCGACCGGGTCGCCGCGGTCGAACCGAACAACGGCGCGGTCACCGTCGATTCGACCGTCGACCGGGAACCCGTTCTGGCTCGGCGAGCGCGGCGCTACTTCTTGGACGGCGTCCGAACCGACGTGACGCTGGGGGCCGACGCCGCCGAGGTGTTCGAGGCGGCGGGTCTCGACGTGGTCTCGACGCGCCGGTACGACCAGGAGCGGACCGTCGAACCGCCCTACGGCGAAGCGGCGGTGCGGGCCGCCCGGCGGAAGGCCACCGGCGAGGGGCTGGCGAGCGACCGGGAGACGATCCTCGCCGGCGAGACCACGCCGGAGGAGTACGACGCGCTGCGCGAGCGCTGGCGGGAGATGGGACGAGACGTGATATCCCAGATGCAGACCGACGACTACGAGCGCCGCGAGACGGTCCCGTTCTTCGTCACCGTCGGTCGGGTGTAG
- a CDS encoding helix-turn-helix domain-containing protein has translation MKYVRLSLSMAPALRHPMHQFVVEHDGFDASYLVRGNQLGEDVQTLLFHVDGHPVEPYREALERAENVVEYAISTCPDETFYLYVRGNPSEQDHELVDALVRAGLVVVSPIAYRDDGTIRLALVGPGGTVQRAIEAVPDGISADVREVSEYDSRRFETAATLTDRQFEAVAAAVDCGYYGDPRSGTTEDVAERLDCAPGTAAEHLRKAEARVMERAVAEYSGPV, from the coding sequence ATGAAGTACGTCAGGCTCTCCCTCTCGATGGCGCCGGCCCTGCGCCATCCGATGCACCAGTTCGTCGTCGAGCACGACGGCTTCGACGCCAGCTACCTCGTCCGGGGTAACCAGCTCGGCGAGGACGTACAGACGCTCCTCTTTCACGTCGACGGCCACCCGGTCGAACCCTACCGCGAGGCGCTGGAACGCGCCGAGAACGTCGTCGAGTACGCCATCTCGACGTGCCCCGACGAGACGTTCTACCTCTACGTGCGCGGCAACCCGTCCGAGCAGGACCACGAGCTCGTCGACGCGCTCGTCAGAGCGGGGCTCGTGGTCGTCTCGCCCATCGCGTACCGCGACGACGGGACCATCCGCCTCGCGCTCGTCGGTCCCGGCGGGACCGTCCAGCGGGCTATCGAGGCCGTCCCGGACGGTATCTCGGCCGACGTCCGCGAGGTCAGTGAGTACGACAGTCGCCGCTTCGAGACGGCGGCGACGCTGACCGACCGGCAGTTCGAGGCCGTCGCCGCCGCCGTCGACTGCGGCTACTACGGCGATCCGCGGAGCGGAACCACCGAAGACGTCGCCGAGCGACTCGACTGCGCGCCGGGGACGGCCGCCGAACACCTCCGGAAAGCGGAGGCCCGCGTGATGGAACGCGCCGTCGCGGAGTACAGCGGTCCGGTCTGA
- a CDS encoding DUF7095 family protein has product MDRAAAVSRVEDVVATVEAETMPVPVREVWVYGDVALGLDPIERLDIYVTKDILFKDAPERSEEFERSHGVDGVGKTVRAEWADEYPEYLRANASGHAAPEKCLAAHLLPDDGDAPIHLEVCNASFDDNVTQRLQGAMARDDYEQILDPRGACLWVDGQRSEEAFEKLRDGDFVLPTLSGALEMLGMDDGEAGEAADAVRAYRERQEGATVRGDVV; this is encoded by the coding sequence ATGGACCGCGCGGCGGCCGTTTCCCGGGTCGAGGACGTCGTCGCCACCGTCGAGGCGGAGACGATGCCGGTCCCAGTCCGAGAGGTCTGGGTGTACGGCGACGTGGCGCTGGGACTGGACCCCATCGAGCGCCTCGATATCTACGTCACCAAGGACATCCTGTTCAAGGACGCCCCCGAGCGGAGCGAGGAGTTCGAGCGGAGCCACGGCGTCGACGGCGTCGGCAAGACGGTCCGGGCCGAGTGGGCCGACGAGTACCCCGAGTACCTGCGCGCCAACGCCAGCGGCCACGCCGCCCCCGAGAAGTGTCTGGCCGCACACCTCTTGCCCGATGACGGCGACGCGCCGATTCACCTGGAGGTCTGTAACGCCTCTTTCGACGACAACGTCACCCAGCGGCTACAGGGAGCGATGGCCCGCGACGACTACGAGCAGATCCTGGACCCCCGCGGCGCGTGCCTGTGGGTGGACGGACAACGTTCCGAGGAGGCCTTCGAGAAGCTCCGCGACGGCGACTTCGTCCTGCCGACGCTGTCGGGCGCGCTGGAGATGCTCGGGATGGACGACGGGGAAGCCGGCGAGGCCGCCGACGCCGTTCGGGCCTACCGCGAGCGTCAGGAGGGCGCGACGGTCCGCGGCGACGTGGTGTGA